The proteins below are encoded in one region of Sminthopsis crassicaudata isolate SCR6 chromosome 1, ASM4859323v1, whole genome shotgun sequence:
- the OSGIN2 gene encoding oxidative stress-induced growth inhibitor 2 isoform X3 — protein MLSGYRPYLSSEAVHPNPILHSKLEEARHLSIIDQDLEYLSEGLEGRSSNPVAILLDTLLHPDADFGYDYPSVLHWKLEQHHYIPHLVLGKGPPGGAWHHMEGSMLTISFGNWMELPGLKFKDWVATKRRNIKSDRVTPEEIACYYKHYVKVMGLQKNFRENTYITSISRLYRGQDDDHQDSDISTQQLQMEKSTFIKRNWEIRGYQRIGDGSHVPFCLFAENVALATGTLDSPTYLQVEGEDFPFVFHSMPEFGAAISKGKLHGKVDPVLIVGSGLTAADAVLCAYNNNIPVIHVFRKRVTDPSLIFKQLPKKLYPEYHKVYHMMCTHSYSIDSNLSSAYTSFPEHHVLSFKTDMKCVLQSVSGLKKIFKLSAAVVLIGSHPNLSFLKEQGYDLGHNSNQPITCKGNPVEIDPYTYECTKEANLFALGPLVGDNFVRFLKGGALGVVRCLVTRQKRKQHLIVERGGGDGVA, from the exons ATGTTGTCAGGATACAGACCATATTTATCTTCAGAAGCTGTACATCCAAATCCAATTTTGCATAGTAAATTAGAAGAAGCAAGGCATCTCTCCATTATTGATCAG gATTTAGAGTACTTGTCTGAAGGTCTTGAAGGCCGATCCTCTAATCCAGTTGCAATACTACTTGACACACTTCTTCATCCAGATGCTGACTTTGGATATGATTATCCATCAGTTTTGCATTGGAAATTAGAACAGCATCATTATATTCCTCACTTGGTTCTTGGTAAAGGACCACCTGGTGGGGCTTGGCAT caTATGGAAGGTTCCATGTTGACAATCAGCTTTGGAAACTGGATGGAGTTGCCTGGATTGAAGTTTAAGGATTGGGTGGCTACCAAGCGAAG GAACATAAAGAGTGATCGAGTTACACCAGAGGAGATAGCTTGCTACTACAAGCACTATGTGAAAGTTATGGGTCTTCAGAAGAATTTTCGAGAAAATACCTATATAACCTCTATATCAAGACTTTACAGAGGTCAGGATGATGATCATCAGGACAGTGATATTTCAACACAACAGTTACAAATGGAGAAGTCAACATTTATCAAGAGAAACTGGGAGATAAGAGGCTATCAAAGAATAGGGGATGGCTCACATgttcctttttgtctctttgcTGAGAATGTAGCTTTAGCAACTGGAACTCTGGATTCTCCTACTTATTTGCAAGTTGAAGGGGAAGATTTTCCCTTTGTGTTTCATTCAATGCCAGAATTTGGAGCTGCCATTAGCAAAGGAAAGTTACATGGCAAAGTGGACCCAGTTTTAATTGTAGGTTCTGGACTTACTGCAGCTGATGCTGTGCTATGTGcttacaacaataatattcctgtaaTCCATGTGTTTCGAAAACGGGTTACTGATCCAAGTTTAATTTTCAAACAACTTCCCAAAAAGCTTTATCCTGAATACCATAAAGTCTACCATATGATGTGTACTCATTCATATTCTATTGACTCTAATCTTTCATCAGCTTATACCAGTTTTCCTGAGCACCATGTGCTTTCATTTAAGACGGACATGAAATGTGTTCTTCAGAGTGTCTCTGGATTGAAGAAAATCTTCAAATTATCTGCAGCAGTGGTATTAATAGGTTCCCATCCTAATCTTTCCTTTTTGAAGGAACAAGGGTATGACTTGGGCCATAATTCAAACCagccaattacatgtaaaggtaaTCCTGTGGAAATTGATCCATACACATATGAGTGTACTAAAGAAGCTAATCTTTTTGCTTTGGGGCCTTTGGTTGGAGACAATTTTGTACGGTTTTTAAAAGGTGGAGCACTGGGTGTTGTTCGCTGTCTAGTTACtagacagaagaggaaacaacatTTAATTGTTGAAAGAGGAGGTGGGGATGGTGTAGCATAA
- the OSGIN2 gene encoding oxidative stress-induced growth inhibitor 2 isoform X1: MPLVEEISLPEDSSLTLPVVIVGNGPSGICLSYMLSGYRPYLSSEAVHPNPILHSKLEEARHLSIIDQDLEYLSEGLEGRSSNPVAILLDTLLHPDADFGYDYPSVLHWKLEQHHYIPHLVLGKGPPGGAWHHMEGSMLTISFGNWMELPGLKFKDWVATKRRNIKSDRVTPEEIACYYKHYVKVMGLQKNFRENTYITSISRLYRGQDDDHQDSDISTQQLQMEKSTFIKRNWEIRGYQRIGDGSHVPFCLFAENVALATGTLDSPTYLQVEGEDFPFVFHSMPEFGAAISKGKLHGKVDPVLIVGSGLTAADAVLCAYNNNIPVIHVFRKRVTDPSLIFKQLPKKLYPEYHKVYHMMCTHSYSIDSNLSSAYTSFPEHHVLSFKTDMKCVLQSVSGLKKIFKLSAAVVLIGSHPNLSFLKEQGYDLGHNSNQPITCKGNPVEIDPYTYECTKEANLFALGPLVGDNFVRFLKGGALGVVRCLVTRQKRKQHLIVERGGGDGVA, translated from the exons ATGCCATTAGTTGAAGAAATTTCTTTACCTGAAGACTCATCACTGACTTTGCCTGTGGTGATAGTAG GAAATGGACCTTCAGGCATTTGCCTTTCTTACATGTTGTCAGGATACAGACCATATTTATCTTCAGAAGCTGTACATCCAAATCCAATTTTGCATAGTAAATTAGAAGAAGCAAGGCATCTCTCCATTATTGATCAG gATTTAGAGTACTTGTCTGAAGGTCTTGAAGGCCGATCCTCTAATCCAGTTGCAATACTACTTGACACACTTCTTCATCCAGATGCTGACTTTGGATATGATTATCCATCAGTTTTGCATTGGAAATTAGAACAGCATCATTATATTCCTCACTTGGTTCTTGGTAAAGGACCACCTGGTGGGGCTTGGCAT caTATGGAAGGTTCCATGTTGACAATCAGCTTTGGAAACTGGATGGAGTTGCCTGGATTGAAGTTTAAGGATTGGGTGGCTACCAAGCGAAG GAACATAAAGAGTGATCGAGTTACACCAGAGGAGATAGCTTGCTACTACAAGCACTATGTGAAAGTTATGGGTCTTCAGAAGAATTTTCGAGAAAATACCTATATAACCTCTATATCAAGACTTTACAGAGGTCAGGATGATGATCATCAGGACAGTGATATTTCAACACAACAGTTACAAATGGAGAAGTCAACATTTATCAAGAGAAACTGGGAGATAAGAGGCTATCAAAGAATAGGGGATGGCTCACATgttcctttttgtctctttgcTGAGAATGTAGCTTTAGCAACTGGAACTCTGGATTCTCCTACTTATTTGCAAGTTGAAGGGGAAGATTTTCCCTTTGTGTTTCATTCAATGCCAGAATTTGGAGCTGCCATTAGCAAAGGAAAGTTACATGGCAAAGTGGACCCAGTTTTAATTGTAGGTTCTGGACTTACTGCAGCTGATGCTGTGCTATGTGcttacaacaataatattcctgtaaTCCATGTGTTTCGAAAACGGGTTACTGATCCAAGTTTAATTTTCAAACAACTTCCCAAAAAGCTTTATCCTGAATACCATAAAGTCTACCATATGATGTGTACTCATTCATATTCTATTGACTCTAATCTTTCATCAGCTTATACCAGTTTTCCTGAGCACCATGTGCTTTCATTTAAGACGGACATGAAATGTGTTCTTCAGAGTGTCTCTGGATTGAAGAAAATCTTCAAATTATCTGCAGCAGTGGTATTAATAGGTTCCCATCCTAATCTTTCCTTTTTGAAGGAACAAGGGTATGACTTGGGCCATAATTCAAACCagccaattacatgtaaaggtaaTCCTGTGGAAATTGATCCATACACATATGAGTGTACTAAAGAAGCTAATCTTTTTGCTTTGGGGCCTTTGGTTGGAGACAATTTTGTACGGTTTTTAAAAGGTGGAGCACTGGGTGTTGTTCGCTGTCTAGTTACtagacagaagaggaaacaacatTTAATTGTTGAAAGAGGAGGTGGGGATGGTGTAGCATAA
- the OSGIN2 gene encoding oxidative stress-induced growth inhibitor 2 isoform X2 — translation MPVWCCRCSLAGHFRNYSDPETEGQILNSLVQYFGDSFSRKVKAMPLVEEISLPEDSSLTLPVVIVGNGPSGICLSYMLSGYRPYLSSEAVHPNPILHSKLEEARHLSIIDQDLEYLSEGLEGRSSNPVAILLDTLLHPDADFGYDYPSVLHWKLEQHHYIPHLVLGKGPPGGAWHHMEGSMLTISFGNWMELPGLKFKDWVATKRRNIKSDRVTPEEIACYYKHYVKVMGLQKNFRENTYITSISRLYRGQDDDHQDSDISTQQLQMEKSTFIKRNWEIRGYQRIGDGSHVPFCLFAENVALATGTLDSPTYLQVEGEDFPFVFHSMPEFGAAISKGKLHGKVDPVLIVGSGLTAADAVLCAYNNNIPVIHVFRKRVTDPSLIFKQLPKKLYPEYHKVYHMMCTHSYSIDSNLSSAYTSFPEHHVLSFKTDMKCVLQSVSGLKKIFKLSAAVVLIGSHPNLSFLKEQGYDLGHNSNQPITCKGNPVEIDPYTYECTKEANLFALGPLVGDNFVRFLKGGALGVVRCLVTRQKRKQHLIVERGGGDGVA, via the exons aaaCTATAGTGATCCTGAAACTGAAGGGCAGATTTTGAATTCCTTAGTACAATATTTTGGTGATAGTTTCAGCAGAAAAGTTAAAGCGATGCCATTAGTTGAAGAAATTTCTTTACCTGAAGACTCATCACTGACTTTGCCTGTGGTGATAGTAG GAAATGGACCTTCAGGCATTTGCCTTTCTTACATGTTGTCAGGATACAGACCATATTTATCTTCAGAAGCTGTACATCCAAATCCAATTTTGCATAGTAAATTAGAAGAAGCAAGGCATCTCTCCATTATTGATCAG gATTTAGAGTACTTGTCTGAAGGTCTTGAAGGCCGATCCTCTAATCCAGTTGCAATACTACTTGACACACTTCTTCATCCAGATGCTGACTTTGGATATGATTATCCATCAGTTTTGCATTGGAAATTAGAACAGCATCATTATATTCCTCACTTGGTTCTTGGTAAAGGACCACCTGGTGGGGCTTGGCAT caTATGGAAGGTTCCATGTTGACAATCAGCTTTGGAAACTGGATGGAGTTGCCTGGATTGAAGTTTAAGGATTGGGTGGCTACCAAGCGAAG GAACATAAAGAGTGATCGAGTTACACCAGAGGAGATAGCTTGCTACTACAAGCACTATGTGAAAGTTATGGGTCTTCAGAAGAATTTTCGAGAAAATACCTATATAACCTCTATATCAAGACTTTACAGAGGTCAGGATGATGATCATCAGGACAGTGATATTTCAACACAACAGTTACAAATGGAGAAGTCAACATTTATCAAGAGAAACTGGGAGATAAGAGGCTATCAAAGAATAGGGGATGGCTCACATgttcctttttgtctctttgcTGAGAATGTAGCTTTAGCAACTGGAACTCTGGATTCTCCTACTTATTTGCAAGTTGAAGGGGAAGATTTTCCCTTTGTGTTTCATTCAATGCCAGAATTTGGAGCTGCCATTAGCAAAGGAAAGTTACATGGCAAAGTGGACCCAGTTTTAATTGTAGGTTCTGGACTTACTGCAGCTGATGCTGTGCTATGTGcttacaacaataatattcctgtaaTCCATGTGTTTCGAAAACGGGTTACTGATCCAAGTTTAATTTTCAAACAACTTCCCAAAAAGCTTTATCCTGAATACCATAAAGTCTACCATATGATGTGTACTCATTCATATTCTATTGACTCTAATCTTTCATCAGCTTATACCAGTTTTCCTGAGCACCATGTGCTTTCATTTAAGACGGACATGAAATGTGTTCTTCAGAGTGTCTCTGGATTGAAGAAAATCTTCAAATTATCTGCAGCAGTGGTATTAATAGGTTCCCATCCTAATCTTTCCTTTTTGAAGGAACAAGGGTATGACTTGGGCCATAATTCAAACCagccaattacatgtaaaggtaaTCCTGTGGAAATTGATCCATACACATATGAGTGTACTAAAGAAGCTAATCTTTTTGCTTTGGGGCCTTTGGTTGGAGACAATTTTGTACGGTTTTTAAAAGGTGGAGCACTGGGTGTTGTTCGCTGTCTAGTTACtagacagaagaggaaacaacatTTAATTGTTGAAAGAGGAGGTGGGGATGGTGTAGCATAA